From Neisseria cinerea:
ATCGAACAGGGTGCAACCAGCATCCCGTCCGTTTTAAACGTACCGCTGGCAATACATGCCCCGATATTGCCAATCGGATGGACGAAGTCAGCCAAGGCATATACTTCGTCTTTCGTATAATCCGTTTCCGAAGTCCGGGCCATCTCCGCACCTTTCGATACCACAAGGTGTGTTTCGACATCTTGCGTAAGCAGAAGCCGCAATGCCTTAATGCCGTAAGCAAAGCCGCTTGCCCCGCTGATGCCGACAATCAACCGTCGAGTCATCATCCGCCTTTCCGTTATGCCGCCGGCAGCGGCAAAGCGGTTATTATAGTGAAAAAAACGATTCGAGATAAACACGGATACAAATTGTCGGCAACACTCAATATCCGATAAAATACCGACTTTATCATTACATTTGAACACGTAAGGGAGAAAGGCATGGCAAAAGTAAAAGGCGGATTGGGGCGCGGTTTGGATTCGCTGCTCGCCAACGGCGCAGACAACAGCAGCGGCGACCGATTGACCACGGTTGCAGTTAAAGATATCCAGCCCGGCCGCTATCAGGCGCGTGTTCAAATCGATGACGAAGCCTTGCAGGAGCTGGCGGATTCGATTAAAGCACAGGGCGTGATACAGCCCGTCATTGTGCGGGAACACGGTTTGTCCCGGTACGAACTGATTGCAGGAGAGCGGCGATGGCGCGCCTCCCAGCTTGCCGGCCTGACTGAAATCCCCGTCGTTATCAAGACTATCAGCGACGAAACCGCACTGGCCATGGGGTTGATAGAAAACCTTCAGCGAGAGAATCTCAACCCTATCGAAGAAGCACAGGGGTTGAAACGTCTTGCTGATGAGTTCGGACTGACCCACGAAACCATAGCCAAAGCCGTCGGTAAAAGCCGAAGTGCGATTTCCAACAGCCTGCGCCTTTTAAGCCTGCCCGAACCCGTGCAGGAAATGCTTTACCAACGCCGCTTGGAAATGGGGCATGCCCGTGCGTTGCTGACCCTCCCCGTCGTAGAACAGCTCGAGTTGGCGCAAAAGGCCGTTAAAAACGGCTGGTCGGTGCGCGAAGTCGAGCGCCGCAGCCAAATTGCCCATCAGAACAAACAGTCCGAACCCAAAAAAAATACTGCTTCCGACATCAGCCGCCTTAACGATTTGCTGACTGAAAGGCTGGGTGTCAACGCTGAGGTCAAAACCGTTAACCACAAAAAAGGCAGGATTGTCCTGTATTTCGATACGCCCGAAACGTTCGGCCACCTGTTGGAGCAGTTGGGAATAGATTACCAGCCTTAATTTTGCGCAATATGCCGTCTGGAATATAAAGTGTAAAGAAATTGCGGACAAACTCCTCAATATCCTGTAATCATATGTAATATGTGCTAGAATGGCGAAGTTGGATTTTGGGGAGTCGCTTGTCTGTATCGGCGGCGAGTTTCACAAAGATTAACATATTGCTTGACGTAAGAAGGCTTCTAAATTATATTAGCCGCGCCTCAAATCCGAGGCGGAATCATTCTTTTTTATGAAGCAGATTATTATCCTGCAATTTGCAGTATTATCCGTATGTTCCCTGGTTTCCCTCGTTATATGGGGGTATTCGGGGTTTCTATCGGCAATCGGCGGCGGCCTGTCTTATCTGCTTCCCACGCTTGTTGCAGTTTTACTTTTAAAACTTTTCAGTGGGGATCCCTTCCTGCAAAGCAGGATGTACATCTTCGGAGAGATTTTAAAAGTAGTGCTGTCGCTGTTGTCCATGTTCGCCATGTTTTCAATATGGCATCAATCGCTGGTGTTTGCCCCGTTTCTGATGGGGCTGATCGGTGTCAGCCATCTGGTTTTTTTAGTATTGTTGAGAGTGAAAGATTATGGCAGGTGAAACCATTACCGCTGCCGACTACATCAAGCACCATTTACAGAGCTTGACCAGTTTGTCGGATGTTACTCAGGGTCAGGGCCTGAAAAATATTGCCGATTTCTCGTTTATTAATCTGGATGCGATTTTCTTCGCCGCTCTGTTGGGCGTAATCGGCAGCTTCCTGTTGTGGCGTGGTGCAAAAAAAGCAACAGCAGGCGTTCCCGGACGTTTCCAGGCTGCAGTGGAAATCTTGTTCGAGTTTGTGGACGATATGTGTAAGAGCATCATCCATAATGAACAGTCTAGAAAAGCCATCGCCCCTTTGGGTTTGACACTTTTTGTCTGGATTTTCCTGATGAACGCGATGGATATGCTGCCTGTTGACCTGTTACCGTGGGTTTGGCAGCATCTGACCGGCAATCATCACGCCCTGTTGCGTGTTGTGCCTACCGCTGATTTGAATACTACTTTGGCTCTTGCTGTCGGCGTGTTGCTTATCTGTATTTATTACAATATCAAAATTAAAGGGTTCGGCGGCTGGTTTCACGAGCTGTTTAGCGCGCCTTTCGGTGCGAAGCTTGCACCGGCAAACTTCCTCCTTAATCTGGTTGAATTCCTTTCTAAAACCGTGTCGCATGGTATGCGGTTATTCGGCAACATGTATGCAGGCGAGTTGGTATTCTTGTTGATAGCCTTGCTTGGCGGTGCTTGGGCGGCCTCCGGCAGCGTTGAAGTGATGGATCCGATTCTGTTTGTCTTCCACATTATTGCCGGATTGGCATGGGCGATTTTCCATATTCTGGTTATTACCTTGCAGGCGTTTATTTTTATGGCATTGGCGTTTGTCTATATCGGACAGGCACATGATGCGCACTGATTTTCCTAAGTAGTTTGTTTTTGTAGTTTAACCTTTGTTTCTTTAAGGAGTTTAAAATGGGTTTGATTGCTATCGCATGTGGTTTGATCGTTGCATTGGGCGCACTGGGTGCCTCTATCGGTATCGCAATGGTCGGTTCTAAATATTTGGAATCTTCTGCTCGTCAACCTGAGCTGATTGGTCCTCTGCAAACCAAACTGTTCTTGATCGCTGGTCTGATTGACGCGGCATTCTTGATCGGTGTGGCTATTGCCCTGTTGTTCGCCTTCGTTAACCCGTTTGGTGCTGCGTAATCAAGACGGAGAAATCCGTTCAGATACAGGCTTACCGTCTGTTTGATTAACCCAGATACGAAGGTTAAGTAACGTGAATATTAATGCAACCTTATTTGCGCAAATCCTAGTTTTCTTTGGCTTGGTTTGGTTTACGATGAAATTCGTATGGCCTCCGATTGCCAAAGCATTGGATGAGCGTGCCGCAAAAATCGCCGAGGGCTTGGCTGCCGCCGAGCGCGGTAAGAGCGATTTTGAGCAGGCAGAGAAAAAAGTTGCAGAACTTATGGCCGAAGGGCGTCATCAGGTAACCGAAATGGTTGCCAACGCCGAAAAACGTGCTGCAAAAATTGTAGAAGAAGCTAAAGAGCAAGCTTCTCATGAAGCAGCACGCATTGCAGCCCAAGCAAAAGCTGATGTAGAGCAAGAAGTTAACCGTGCACGCGAAGTGTTGCGCGAACAGGTTGCTTCATTGGCTGTTAAAGGTGCGGAATCTATCCTGCGTAAAGAAGTTGATGCTTCCAAACATGCAGATTTGCTCAGTGCCTTAAAACAGGAGCTGTAATCTTATGGCAGAGTTCGCAACGATTGCCAGACCTTATGCGAAAGCATTGTTTAGTCTGGCTCAGGAAAAAAACCAAATCGAGTCTTGGTTGGGCGAACTGAAAGAACTCGCAGCGGTTGTTCAAGATGAGAAAGTCATCGCTTTCATCGAGCAGCCGGAAACGGGAGCTTCCGAAAAGGCAGAAACGCTCAAAGGTCTTGTCGGTATCAAAAATGTCGAATTGGCAAATTTTATTACCGTTTTGGCCGAACAAAAGCGTTTGCTGGTATTGCCGGAAATTTATGCCCAATATCAAGATTTGACCTTGATACACAACAATACGAAATCGGCAGTAATTTATAGCGCGTATGAACTCAGTTCTCAGCAGCTGGCCGATGTTACCGATATCCTGATAAAACGCTTTAACAGCAAATTGGATGTGGTGGCTAAAGTTGCCCCTGAATTAATCGGTGGCATCAAAGTAGAGGTGGGTGATCAGGTCTTGGATTTGTCCGTACAAGGCAAACTGAATGCTTTGTATGCGACTATGACAAATTAGGAGAGTTTTCATGCAGCTTAATCCTGCTGAAATTAGCGATTTGATTAAAGCCAAAATCGAAAATCTGTCCGTCAATGCAGAAGTGCGTACCCGTGGTACTGTCGTTTCCGTTACAGACGGCATTGTGCGCATTCATGGCTTGTCAGACGCGATGCAAGGTGAGATGCTCGAATTCCCCGGTAACACTTTCGGTCTGGCCATGAACTTGGAGCGTGACTCCGTCGGTGCCGTAGTGTTGGGTGAGTACGAACACATTAAAGAAGGCGATACAGTTACCTGTACCGGCCGTATTTTGGAAGTGCCGATTGGTCGCGAATTGGTTGGCCGCGTAGTTGATGCATTGGGTCGTCCTATCGATGGAAAAGGTCCAATCAACACGACATTGACTGCTCCAATCGAAAAAATTGCACCAGGCGTGATTGCGCGTAAATCGGTTGACCAACCAATGCAAACCGGTCTGAAAGCTATTGATTCTATGGTTCCGGTTGGTCGTGGCCAACGTGAGTTGATTATTGGTGACCGTCAAACCGGTAAAACAGCCGTAGCACTGGATGCCATCGTTAACCAAAAAGGTACAGGCGTTATCTGTATTTATGTGGCTATCGGTCAAAAAGCATCTTCTATTGCCAACGTAGTACGCAAATTGGAAGAGCATGGCGCGATGGAACATACTATCGTGGTTGCTGCAACTGCTTCTGAAGCCGCTGCACTGCAATACATCGCTCCTTACTCCGGTTGTACCATGGGTGAATTCTTCCGTGACCGCGGTGAAGATGCATTGATCGTGTATGATGACTTGTCTAAACAAGCCGTTGCATACCGTCAAATTTCCCTGCTGTTACGCCGTCCTCCTGGTCGTGAAGCATATCCTGGCGACGTATTCTATCTGCACTCCCGTCTGTTGGAACGTGCGGCTCGCGTCAGCGAAAACGAAGTTGAAAAACTGACCAATGGTGAAGTAAAAGGCAAAACCGGTTCTCTGACTGCGTTGCCAATTATTGAAACCCAAGCCGGTGACGTATCAGCATTCGTACCAACCAACGTAATTTCGATTACAGACGGCCAAATCTTCTTGGAAACCGACTTGTTCAACGCCGGTATCCGTCCTGCAATCAATGCCGGTATTTCCGTATCGCGCGTGGGTGGTGCAGCACAAACCAAAGTCATCAAAAAACTGGGTGGCGGTATCCGTTTGGCGTTGGCACAGTACCGTGAATTGGCGGCGTTCTCGCAATTTGCTTCCGATTTGGACGAAGCAACACGCAAACAGCTGCAACACGGTGAAGTGGTTACTGAATTGATGAAACAAAAACAATTCAGCACATTGAACACTGCCGAAATGGCATTGACTTTGTGGGCGATCAACAACGGTTCTTACGCAGATGTTCCGGTATCCAAAGCCTTGGCTTTCGAAGCAGAATTCTTGAGTTTCGTACGTACGCAACATCCTGAGGTTCTGGAAGCGATTAATGCATCAGGCGCAATGTCTGACGAAAGCGAAAAAGCATTGACCGAAGCCATGAAATCTTTCAAATCTTCTTACGCTTACCAAGCATAAGTATTGAGATGAAAGGAGTCTGAAATGGCAGTCGGAAAAGAGATTCTCACCAAAATCCGTAGTGTTCAAAATACTCAAAAGATCACTAAAGCGATGCAAATGGTGTCGACCTCTAAAATGCGGAAGACTCAAGACCGGATGCGCTTAGCGCGTCCGTACGCCGAAAAAGTGCGTACAGTGATGAGCCATCTTGCACAGACCAATGCCGATCATGGTATCAAACTGTTGGAGCCACACCGCGAAGTGCGTCGTGCCGGCTTCATTTTGATTACCTCGGATAAAGGTTTGTGCGGTGGCTTGAACGCAAACGTACTGAAAAAGTTTTTGGCGCAAGTTCAAGAGTATCAGGAACAAGGCATCGAAGTCGAAGTCGTGTGCCTGGGTAGCAAAGGTTTGGCTGCATGCCAAAGCATCGGTTTGAATGTTATTGCCAGCGCAACTAATTTGGGCGACACCCCAAAAATGGAGGCGTTGCTTGGCCCTTTGACCGAAATCTTCCAATGTTATGAAAAGCATGAATTAGACCGTATCCATATGGTTTACTCATGTTTTATCAACACGATGCGCCAAGAGCCGCGTATGGAAGTGTTGCTGCCTATCGGTGAAAACGTTATTGACGACAAAGCGGGTCATTCTTCATTCGCTTGGGAATACCGCTACGAGCCGAGCCCTGTCGCCGTATTGGAATATTTGGTTCGCCGCTATTTAGAGTCTGTGGTTTATCAGGCATTGAGCGACAACATGGCATCCGAACAAGCCGCGCGTATGGTAGCGATGAAAGCCGCAACCGACAACGCAGGCAATGCCATTAAAGAGTTGCGCTTGGTGTACAACAAATCGCGTCAAGCCGCGATTACCACAGAATTGTCAGAAATTGTAGCAGGTGCAGCGGCAGTTTAATGCCGTCTGAAGCCTGAACAGGAAATTAGGATACGATAATGAGCCAAGGCAAAATCGTACAAGTTATTGGTGCGGTGGTTGACGTGGAATTTCCACGCGACGCTATCCCGCATGTTTACGATGCCCTGAAATTGGACGAGAACGGTCTGACTCTGGAGGTTCAACAGCTTCTGGGCGACGGCGTTGTCCGTACTATTGCAATGGGTAGTTCAGACGGCCTGAAACGCGGTATGTCTGTAAGCAATACTGGTGCGCCAATCACTGTGCCGGTAGGTAAAGGTACATTGGGTCGTATTGTCGACGTATTGGGTACGCCTGTTGATGAAGCAGGTCCGATCGATACCGACAAAAGCCGTGCCATTCACCAAACTGCTCCGAAATTCGACGAGTTGTCTTCAGCTACCGAATTGTTGGAAACCGGTATTAAAGTGATCGACTTGCTGTGTCCGTTTGCTAAAGGCGGTAAAGTAGGTCTGTTCGGTGGTGCCGGTGTAGGCAAAACCGTGAACATGATGGAATTGATTAACAACATCGCCAAAGCGCACAGCGGTCTGTCCGTGTTCGCAGGTGTGGGTGAGCGTACCCGTGAAGGTAACGACTTCTACCACGAGATGAAAGATTCCAACGTATTGGATAAAGTAGCCATGGTGTATGGCCAAATGAACGAACCTCCGGGCAACCGTCTGCGCGTTGCTTTGACCGGTTTGACTATGGCCGAATACTTCCGTGACGAAAAAGACGAAAACGGTAAAGGCCGCGACGTATTGTTCTTCGTCGACAACATCTACCGTTACACTTTGGCCGGTACTGAAGTATCTGCACTGCTGGGCCGTATGCCTTCTGCAGTGGGTTACCAACCGACATTGGCTGAAGAAATGGGTCGTTTGCAAGAGCGTATTACCTCTACCCAAACCGGTTCCATTACTTCCATCCAAGCCGTATATGTACCTGCGGATGA
This genomic window contains:
- the atpA gene encoding F0F1 ATP synthase subunit alpha — translated: MQLNPAEISDLIKAKIENLSVNAEVRTRGTVVSVTDGIVRIHGLSDAMQGEMLEFPGNTFGLAMNLERDSVGAVVLGEYEHIKEGDTVTCTGRILEVPIGRELVGRVVDALGRPIDGKGPINTTLTAPIEKIAPGVIARKSVDQPMQTGLKAIDSMVPVGRGQRELIIGDRQTGKTAVALDAIVNQKGTGVICIYVAIGQKASSIANVVRKLEEHGAMEHTIVVAATASEAAALQYIAPYSGCTMGEFFRDRGEDALIVYDDLSKQAVAYRQISLLLRRPPGREAYPGDVFYLHSRLLERAARVSENEVEKLTNGEVKGKTGSLTALPIIETQAGDVSAFVPTNVISITDGQIFLETDLFNAGIRPAINAGISVSRVGGAAQTKVIKKLGGGIRLALAQYRELAAFSQFASDLDEATRKQLQHGEVVTELMKQKQFSTLNTAEMALTLWAINNGSYADVPVSKALAFEAEFLSFVRTQHPEVLEAINASGAMSDESEKALTEAMKSFKSSYAYQA
- a CDS encoding F0F1 ATP synthase subunit delta, producing MAEFATIARPYAKALFSLAQEKNQIESWLGELKELAAVVQDEKVIAFIEQPETGASEKAETLKGLVGIKNVELANFITVLAEQKRLLVLPEIYAQYQDLTLIHNNTKSAVIYSAYELSSQQLADVTDILIKRFNSKLDVVAKVAPELIGGIKVEVGDQVLDLSVQGKLNALYATMTN
- a CDS encoding ParB/RepB/Spo0J family partition protein, producing MAKVKGGLGRGLDSLLANGADNSSGDRLTTVAVKDIQPGRYQARVQIDDEALQELADSIKAQGVIQPVIVREHGLSRYELIAGERRWRASQLAGLTEIPVVIKTISDETALAMGLIENLQRENLNPIEEAQGLKRLADEFGLTHETIAKAVGKSRSAISNSLRLLSLPEPVQEMLYQRRLEMGHARALLTLPVVEQLELAQKAVKNGWSVREVERRSQIAHQNKQSEPKKNTASDISRLNDLLTERLGVNAEVKTVNHKKGRIVLYFDTPETFGHLLEQLGIDYQP
- the atpD gene encoding F0F1 ATP synthase subunit beta; this translates as MSQGKIVQVIGAVVDVEFPRDAIPHVYDALKLDENGLTLEVQQLLGDGVVRTIAMGSSDGLKRGMSVSNTGAPITVPVGKGTLGRIVDVLGTPVDEAGPIDTDKSRAIHQTAPKFDELSSATELLETGIKVIDLLCPFAKGGKVGLFGGAGVGKTVNMMELINNIAKAHSGLSVFAGVGERTREGNDFYHEMKDSNVLDKVAMVYGQMNEPPGNRLRVALTGLTMAEYFRDEKDENGKGRDVLFFVDNIYRYTLAGTEVSALLGRMPSAVGYQPTLAEEMGRLQERITSTQTGSITSIQAVYVPADDLTDPSPATTFAHLDATVVLSRDIASLGIYPAVDPLDSTSRQLDPMVLGQEHYDVARGVQSTLQKYKELRDIIAILGMDELSDEDKLTVMRARKIQRFLSQPFHVAEVFTGSPGKYVALRDTIAGFKAILNGEYDHLPEQAFYMVGSIEEAVEKAKTLN
- a CDS encoding F0F1 ATP synthase subunit B, which translates into the protein MNINATLFAQILVFFGLVWFTMKFVWPPIAKALDERAAKIAEGLAAAERGKSDFEQAEKKVAELMAEGRHQVTEMVANAEKRAAKIVEEAKEQASHEAARIAAQAKADVEQEVNRAREVLREQVASLAVKGAESILRKEVDASKHADLLSALKQEL
- the atpB gene encoding F0F1 ATP synthase subunit A, which codes for MAGETITAADYIKHHLQSLTSLSDVTQGQGLKNIADFSFINLDAIFFAALLGVIGSFLLWRGAKKATAGVPGRFQAAVEILFEFVDDMCKSIIHNEQSRKAIAPLGLTLFVWIFLMNAMDMLPVDLLPWVWQHLTGNHHALLRVVPTADLNTTLALAVGVLLICIYYNIKIKGFGGWFHELFSAPFGAKLAPANFLLNLVEFLSKTVSHGMRLFGNMYAGELVFLLIALLGGAWAASGSVEVMDPILFVFHIIAGLAWAIFHILVITLQAFIFMALAFVYIGQAHDAH
- a CDS encoding ATP synthase subunit I; this encodes MKQIIILQFAVLSVCSLVSLVIWGYSGFLSAIGGGLSYLLPTLVAVLLLKLFSGDPFLQSRMYIFGEILKVVLSLLSMFAMFSIWHQSLVFAPFLMGLIGVSHLVFLVLLRVKDYGR
- the atpE gene encoding F0F1 ATP synthase subunit C — its product is MGLIAIACGLIVALGALGASIGIAMVGSKYLESSARQPELIGPLQTKLFLIAGLIDAAFLIGVAIALLFAFVNPFGAA
- the atpG gene encoding F0F1 ATP synthase subunit gamma, whose translation is MAVGKEILTKIRSVQNTQKITKAMQMVSTSKMRKTQDRMRLARPYAEKVRTVMSHLAQTNADHGIKLLEPHREVRRAGFILITSDKGLCGGLNANVLKKFLAQVQEYQEQGIEVEVVCLGSKGLAACQSIGLNVIASATNLGDTPKMEALLGPLTEIFQCYEKHELDRIHMVYSCFINTMRQEPRMEVLLPIGENVIDDKAGHSSFAWEYRYEPSPVAVLEYLVRRYLESVVYQALSDNMASEQAARMVAMKAATDNAGNAIKELRLVYNKSRQAAITTELSEIVAGAAAV